In the genome of Sphingomonas sp. BT-65, one region contains:
- a CDS encoding HprK-related kinase A: MRHSTMLRIGPVGFRVGSDWRAPVAALQELYRDYPAPEDDIPDFNVRLFAARFWRRWLRPSVQIGGDFVIPDAAPLPLAQGLLAAEMAMNLQMALGQRRYLLLHASAVERDGKALLMTGESGAGKSTLAALLMARGWRLMGDEFALLDPATGMIHGFPRLISLKNEAIEVIEREVPGGRWGPRLEGTPKGTIRHLVPDARSIAAMGEAARPALVLFPSFGFETAEREVFPSECFVRLTQASTNYVTLGEAGFDALTGLVRGVPARAIDYPDTATAIATVERLWRELA; this comes from the coding sequence ATGCGGCATTCGACGATGCTCCGGATCGGGCCGGTCGGGTTCCGCGTCGGAAGCGACTGGCGCGCGCCGGTCGCCGCGCTGCAGGAGCTGTATCGCGATTATCCCGCGCCTGAGGACGATATTCCGGATTTCAACGTCCGCCTGTTCGCCGCGCGCTTCTGGCGGCGCTGGCTGCGGCCCTCGGTGCAGATCGGCGGGGACTTCGTCATCCCCGACGCCGCGCCGCTGCCGCTGGCGCAGGGATTGCTGGCGGCGGAGATGGCGATGAACCTGCAGATGGCGCTGGGGCAGCGGCGCTACCTGCTGCTGCACGCCTCGGCGGTCGAGCGCGACGGCAAGGCGCTGCTGATGACCGGCGAATCGGGGGCGGGCAAGTCGACGCTGGCGGCGCTGCTGATGGCGCGCGGATGGCGGCTGATGGGCGACGAGTTCGCCTTGCTCGACCCCGCGACCGGCATGATCCACGGATTTCCGCGGCTGATCAGCCTCAAGAACGAGGCGATCGAGGTGATCGAGCGCGAGGTGCCGGGTGGGCGTTGGGGGCCGCGGCTCGAAGGGACGCCCAAGGGCACGATCCGGCATCTGGTGCCCGACGCGCGGTCGATCGCGGCGATGGGCGAGGCGGCGAGGCCGGCGCTGGTGCTGTTCCCTTCGTTCGGGTTCGAGACCGCGGAACGCGAGGTGTTTCCGAGCGAATGCTTCGTGCGGCTGACCCAGGCGTCGACAAATTATGTGACGCTCGGCGAGGCAGGGTTCGATGCGCTGACGGGGCTGGTGCGCGGCGTGCCGGCGCGGGCGATCGACTATCCCGATACGGCGACCGCGATCGCGACGGTCGAGCGGCTGTGGCGCGAGCTCGCATGA
- a CDS encoding nucleotidyltransferase family protein produces MSGALLARALRDPASVEALDAAGWTALLAAARAEQLIGTLAWRVEGLAMPDAVRRVLEDARATVEQGRMAALWEAEMARRALAASAMPVVLLKGTAFVAAGLSAGQGRQIGDLDILVPRGRIEEAEVALLAAGWEWVKPDPYDDAYYRRWMHELPPLIHRERDRMIDVHHTILPLTARITPDAAALIDSRVALGNGLFVLPPEGMLVHAAAHLFADGDLQGGLRNLWDIRCLLSEFGGVEFELKLGACAAQHGLVREVERALRLSAQLFGEGTRLTPVDRLYVRRLLARDGWGQPTRKATELAFYLRGHWLRMPPLMLARHLWTKWRKGHSPT; encoded by the coding sequence ATGAGCGGGGCGCTGCTGGCGCGCGCGCTGCGCGATCCCGCTTCGGTCGAGGCGCTGGATGCCGCGGGCTGGACCGCATTGCTGGCCGCGGCGCGTGCGGAGCAGCTGATCGGCACGCTGGCGTGGCGCGTCGAGGGGCTGGCGATGCCGGACGCGGTGCGGCGCGTGCTCGAGGATGCGCGCGCGACGGTCGAACAGGGGCGGATGGCCGCGCTCTGGGAGGCCGAGATGGCGCGGAGGGCACTGGCCGCCAGCGCCATGCCCGTCGTGCTGCTCAAGGGCACGGCGTTCGTCGCTGCCGGGCTGTCGGCGGGGCAGGGGCGGCAGATCGGCGATCTCGACATCCTCGTCCCGCGCGGCCGGATCGAGGAAGCCGAGGTGGCGTTGCTCGCGGCGGGCTGGGAATGGGTGAAGCCCGATCCCTATGACGACGCATATTACCGCCGCTGGATGCACGAGCTGCCCCCGCTGATCCATCGCGAGCGTGACCGGATGATCGACGTGCATCACACGATTCTGCCACTCACCGCACGGATCACGCCCGACGCGGCCGCGCTGATCGACAGCCGGGTGGCACTGGGCAATGGACTGTTCGTGCTGCCGCCCGAGGGGATGCTGGTGCATGCCGCCGCGCATCTGTTCGCCGATGGCGACTTGCAGGGCGGTCTGCGCAACCTGTGGGACATTCGCTGCCTGCTCAGCGAGTTCGGCGGAGTCGAGTTCGAGCTGAAGCTGGGCGCCTGCGCCGCGCAGCACGGTCTGGTGCGCGAGGTCGAGCGGGCGCTGCGCCTGTCCGCGCAGCTGTTCGGCGAGGGCACGCGGCTGACGCCGGTGGATCGTCTCTACGTCCGCCGCTTGCTCGCGCGTGACGGTTGGGGGCAGCCGACGCGCAAGGCGACCGAACTCGCCTTCTACCTGCGCGGCCATTGGCTGCGCATGCCGCCGCTCATGCTGGCGCGGCACCTATGGACGAAGTGGCGGAAGGGGCATTCCCCAACCTGA
- a CDS encoding HAD-IA family hydrolase, which produces MIDFPFDIVGFDLDGTLFDTSADLAAAANHALELVGRPALPLDAVKPMIGRGAKHMLEQGLEASGGLDAETMKRAYPALLEYYEANLTRGTTAFPGLIEALDELESHGVRIAIVTNKFERFAVKLVAELALHHRFACVIGGDTMGKGNAKPSPEPIHEMIRRCQALGGGGRAAFVGDSIYDILAAKNAGIPSIAVSFGFLMQPVEELGADAVIDDYDELIPALLRLGNAPSATSSIGAAPA; this is translated from the coding sequence ATGATCGATTTCCCCTTCGATATCGTCGGCTTCGACCTCGACGGCACGCTCTTCGACACCAGCGCGGACCTTGCCGCTGCGGCCAATCATGCGCTCGAACTGGTCGGCCGCCCGGCGCTCCCGCTCGATGCCGTCAAACCGATGATCGGCCGCGGCGCCAAGCATATGCTCGAGCAGGGGCTCGAAGCCTCAGGCGGACTCGACGCCGAGACGATGAAGCGCGCCTATCCGGCCCTGCTCGAATATTATGAGGCCAATCTGACGCGCGGCACGACGGCCTTTCCCGGACTGATCGAGGCGCTCGACGAGCTCGAATCACACGGCGTGAGGATCGCCATCGTCACCAACAAGTTCGAGCGATTCGCGGTGAAGCTCGTCGCCGAGCTCGCTTTGCACCATCGCTTCGCCTGCGTGATCGGCGGCGACACGATGGGCAAGGGCAACGCCAAGCCCTCGCCCGAGCCGATCCACGAGATGATCCGGCGCTGCCAGGCTCTGGGCGGCGGCGGCCGCGCCGCGTTCGTTGGTGATTCGATCTACGACATCCTCGCCGCGAAGAATGCGGGCATCCCGAGCATCGCGGTCAGCTTCGGCTTCCTGATGCAGCCGGTCGAGGAGCTCGGCGCCGACGCGGTGATCGACGACTATGACGAGCTGATCCCGGCGCTGCTCAGGTTGGGGAATGCCCCTTCCGCCACTTCGTCCATAGGTGCCGCGCCAGCATGA
- the glmU gene encoding bifunctional UDP-N-acetylglucosamine diphosphorylase/glucosamine-1-phosphate N-acetyltransferase GlmU, with amino-acid sequence MTTPPIAAIILAAGSGTRMKSDTHKVLHPIAGRPMLLHLVDTVAGLLPERTVVVVGARREQVEAAVAPHGVAVAHQAEQLGTGHAVAQAEAALAGFEGNVLVLYGDVPLVRGETMRRMIARLHEADSPAAVVLGFRPADPGAYGRIIAESGGRIAKMVEYKDASPEERATTLCNSGLMTVRAADLFALLGRVGNDNAAGEYYLPDIVMLAARDGRSSAVIEADAVEVTGVNSRGELAALEAEWQRARRAQAMAEGATLIAPETVWFAYDTVLGRDVTIEPNVVFGPGVTVADGVNIRGFSHIEGATIGAGASVGPYARLRPGAVLGEGAHVGNFVEMKKAVLGKGAKASHLTYLGDAEVGAGANIGAGTITCNYDGFFKSKTVIGEGAFIGSNSALVAPVSVGAGAIVAAGSVVTKDVEADALALVRPEQVAKPGWAKRFRAMMQARKEAK; translated from the coding sequence ATGACCACGCCACCCATCGCCGCGATCATCCTGGCTGCCGGCAGCGGCACGCGGATGAAGTCCGACACCCACAAGGTGCTGCACCCGATCGCCGGGCGGCCGATGCTGCTGCATCTGGTGGATACGGTCGCGGGCCTGTTACCCGAGCGGACCGTGGTGGTGGTTGGCGCGCGGCGCGAGCAGGTCGAGGCGGCGGTCGCCCCGCACGGGGTCGCGGTGGCGCACCAGGCCGAGCAGCTCGGCACCGGGCACGCCGTGGCGCAGGCGGAGGCGGCGCTGGCGGGTTTCGAAGGCAACGTGCTGGTCCTCTATGGCGACGTGCCACTGGTGCGCGGCGAGACGATGCGGCGGATGATCGCGCGGCTGCATGAAGCGGATTCACCGGCGGCGGTGGTGCTCGGCTTCCGGCCGGCCGATCCCGGCGCATATGGCCGGATCATCGCCGAGTCGGGCGGCCGAATCGCCAAGATGGTCGAGTATAAGGACGCCTCGCCCGAGGAACGCGCGACGACCTTGTGCAATTCGGGCCTGATGACGGTGCGTGCGGCGGATCTGTTCGCGCTGCTCGGCCGGGTCGGCAACGACAACGCGGCGGGCGAATATTATCTGCCCGACATCGTGATGCTAGCGGCGAGGGATGGCCGCAGCTCGGCGGTGATCGAGGCCGATGCGGTCGAGGTGACCGGCGTCAACAGCCGCGGCGAACTGGCCGCGCTCGAGGCCGAATGGCAGCGCGCGCGGCGCGCGCAGGCGATGGCCGAGGGCGCGACGCTGATCGCGCCGGAGACGGTGTGGTTCGCCTATGACACGGTGCTCGGCCGCGACGTGACGATCGAGCCGAACGTGGTGTTCGGGCCCGGCGTGACCGTGGCGGACGGGGTGAACATTCGCGGCTTCAGCCATATCGAGGGCGCGACGATCGGTGCCGGCGCCAGCGTCGGTCCCTATGCGCGGCTGCGTCCCGGTGCGGTGCTCGGCGAGGGCGCGCATGTCGGCAACTTCGTCGAGATGAAGAAGGCGGTGCTGGGCAAGGGCGCCAAGGCCAGCCACCTGACCTATCTGGGCGATGCCGAGGTGGGCGCGGGGGCGAACATCGGCGCGGGTACGATCACCTGCAACTATGACGGCTTTTTCAAGTCCAAGACCGTGATCGGCGAGGGCGCGTTCATAGGGTCGAACAGCGCGCTGGTGGCGCCAGTCAGCGTCGGCGCGGGCGCGATCGTCGCCGCGGGATCGGTGGTCACCAAGGACGTGGAGGCCGACGCGCTGGCGCTGGTGCGGCCCGAGCAGGTCGCCAAGCCCGGCTGGGCGAAGCGGTTCCGCGCGATGATGCAGGCGCGCAAGGAGGCGAAATGA
- a CDS encoding ribbon-helix-helix domain-containing protein — protein MTRILADLPDEDIKWLDSLAAEQGKSRAAVLREAVAAYRAEAPKDWLEIGFGAWKDRDDIGDAVEWQRRERASWTRPWDDDYEEVKAEFPDLFDAEDDRQRQIYLDMKAGRYPDPKKPRSK, from the coding sequence ATGACCCGCATCCTTGCCGACCTGCCCGATGAGGACATCAAATGGCTCGACAGCCTTGCCGCCGAGCAGGGCAAGTCGCGCGCCGCCGTGCTCCGTGAGGCGGTGGCCGCCTATCGCGCCGAGGCGCCGAAGGACTGGCTGGAGATCGGATTCGGCGCGTGGAAGGACCGCGACGATATCGGTGATGCTGTCGAATGGCAGCGGCGCGAGCGGGCTTCGTGGACGCGTCCCTGGGATGATGACTATGAAGAGGTGAAGGCCGAGTTCCCGGACCTGTTCGACGCCGAGGACGATCGCCAGCGGCAGATCTATCTCGATATGAAGGCGGGCCGTTATCCCGACCCCAAAAAGCCCCGGTCCAAGTGA
- a CDS encoding type II toxin-antitoxin system VapC family toxin codes for MSGFSFDSNILIDALKGLEAARDELRRATSGGARAWISRMVWIEVLSKGSGEGLRRAEILLSGFGIDEVDVEIATRAASLRRERQRLRSPDAIILATAMLRGRVLVTRNTRDFPAAMPGIRVPYIL; via the coding sequence GTGAGCGGCTTCTCCTTCGACTCCAATATCCTTATCGACGCGCTCAAGGGTCTGGAGGCTGCGCGCGACGAACTGCGCCGCGCGACGTCCGGGGGTGCGCGCGCGTGGATCAGCCGCATGGTCTGGATCGAGGTGCTGTCAAAAGGATCGGGCGAAGGTTTGCGGCGCGCGGAGATCCTGCTGTCCGGCTTCGGCATCGACGAAGTGGACGTCGAGATCGCGACCCGCGCCGCAAGCTTGCGCCGCGAACGGCAACGGCTGCGCTCGCCGGATGCGATCATTCTCGCGACCGCGATGCTGCGCGGTCGCGTCCTCGTTACCCGCAACACCAGGGATTTCCCGGCGGCGATGCCGGGTATCCGCGTTCCCTATATCCTCTAG